TACCACTCATTTTTCCATCTAGTTTCCATTTTCCAGAATTTTGTTAAAATCTCTCACCCTGTGATGAATTATCTTGTTGTTTTGTTATAGATTTAcatggtattttttgtttgtttgtttattttgagacggagtctcagtgtcaccaggctggagtatagtggtgcgatctgggctcactgcaacctccaactccctggttcaagcgattctcctgtctcagcctcctgagtagctgggattataggcatgggccaccacgcccagctaatttttttgtatttttagtagagatggagtttcaccatgttggtcttgatctcctggcctcgtgatccacccacgtcggcctcccaaagtgctgggattacaggcatgagccaccatgcccagcctatatgtTCTTTTAATGCCTTTACCATTATTCTGTGGCGTCgtgggaagaagaggaaataaatacatgtatttatttgccaTCTTTAATTGGACTGCTTAATGTAAAAGTGTTTGTGTTATAAATTCCCCCTCATATATTTGGTTTTGTGACTGCAGTCATGTAAATTCTCTGCCTAGAAGTTTAAAGAAAGTGATTCTGTATGTGATTAGTGAGTAAGGTTCAGATAACCTTGGGTGGTTTAAGGTTTCCTAGTGACTAATCTGGACAAGGGAGATTTAAGATACTGCAGACAGAGTGTGAGAATAACTCTCTCTTCACGACTTAAGAAGCCTGGTTCCTTATTTACAATTGGGATAAGATAAATGGTTGAATACCTAGAGAAGTTCTACAAGAAGTTACACAAAAAGTTTAGttaaatttaagttaaaagttagttaaaatgaaaagttaagtTTTTGTTCTGCTGCTAAACCATGCTCCTCTGCATGTTGAACCTTCAGTTTCCTCTAGATTTCTAGcacctgaaagaaaacaaaactgcagcCAGGTAGGCCTCTCCTAATCTTACTCATTTACAGAGAATTTCCCCTTTGAGTCACCATGGCATTGGCTGGTTACTCACACCACAGATACCTCAGGATTGGCTGGGACTGCAAATAAAATACTGTTTGCCCATAATCAAGTTGATAAGCTACAACATAAACACATCTAGGTTCTTGTTCTTAGAATACAGCATGAAgcatttgctttcttctttcttcctaacATTTTCATGCGAGATCCAGAAAGGACACATTGTCTCTGGCCATtcgaagaaacaaagaaagaaagtaagaaaaggtatttaaagagagagagagagagagagagaaagagaaaagctaaaaTGGGTTTGCTGGGTTCTAAAAATCCCCAAACCAAACAAGCCCAAATTCTTCTTTTGGGACTTGACTCAGCTGGGAAGTctactctcctttataaattaaagcTTGCTAAGGATATTATCACCATCCCTACAATAGGTTTCAATGTGGAGATGATCGAGTTGGAAAGGAGTCTTTCGCTCACAGTCTGGGATGTTGGAGGACAGGAAAAAATGAGAACTGTTTGGGGCTGTTACTGTGAGAACACTGATGGGTTGGTGTATGTTGTGGACAGCACAGACAAACAGCGACTGGAAGAGTCTCGGAGACAGTTTGAGCACATTTTGAAGAATGAACACATTAAAAATGTGCCTGTTGTTCTATTAGCCAACAAACAAGACATGCCTGGAGCTCTGACTGCTGAGGACATCACCAGACTGTTCAAAGTGAAGAAGCTTTGCAGTGACCGGAACTGGTATGTGCAACCCTGCTGTGCCCTCACAGGGGATGGGCTGGCCCAGGGGTTCAGGAAATTAACTGGATTTGTGAAGAGCCACATGAAATCAAGAGGAGACACT
Above is a window of Macaca thibetana thibetana isolate TM-01 chromosome 2, ASM2454274v1, whole genome shotgun sequence DNA encoding:
- the ARL14 gene encoding ADP-ribosylation factor-like protein 14, producing MGLLGSKNPQTKQAQILLLGLDSAGKSTLLYKLKLAKDIITIPTIGFNVEMIELERSLSLTVWDVGGQEKMRTVWGCYCENTDGLVYVVDSTDKQRLEESRRQFEHILKNEHIKNVPVVLLANKQDMPGALTAEDITRLFKVKKLCSDRNWYVQPCCALTGDGLAQGFRKLTGFVKSHMKSRGDTLAFFKQN